The Stutzerimonas stutzeri genome segment TCTTGGTGAATGGATTGATCGAGAAGCCCTCGCCGAAGCGATGATTCCGCTGATTGGTCAGCTGTATCGTAACAACAACGTGGTGACTTCCATCTATGGCCGCGGTCTGATCAATCGCTCGGTCATCGCATTGCTCAAGGCACATCGATTCGCTCGTCACCGCCAGGCTGACGAGGCCGAACTCAGCGTCAATGAAACCCATCAGATCCTGACCACCATGGCCGACATGAACCTGGGCGCGGCGTCCGTCGACCTGGGCAAGCTCGTGGGCAAGTTCAAGGCCGAGGGTAACGGTCGCAGCCTCGACCAGTTCGTCCGTGACGAACTGGCCGAAGTTGCCGACAAGCGCAACACCACCGGCGTGCACAAGGGCACCGACGTGGTGCTTTATGGCTTCGGTCGCATCGGCCGGTTGCTGGCGCGCATCCTGATCGAAAAGACCGGTGGTGGCGATGGTCTGCGTCTGCGCGCGATCGTCGTGCGCAAGGGCGCCGACAACGATCTGGTCAAGCGTGCCAGCCTGCTGCGCCGCGACTCGGTGCATGGTCCGTTCGACGGCACCATTCATATCGATGCCGAGAACAACACCATCACCGCCAACGGCAACCTGATCCAGGTGATCTATTCCAACGATCCGTCGTCGGTGGACTACACCCAGTACGGAATCGAAAACGCGCTGCTGGTCGACAACACCGGTAAGTGGCGTGATGCCGAGGGTCTCAGCCAGCACCTCAAGTGCCCGGGCGTTGCCCGCGTGGTCCTGACCGCGCCAGGCAAAGGCGAGCTGAAGAACATCGTGCATGGCATCAACCATGGCGACATTACCGCCGATGACAAGATCATCTCTGCGGCGTCCTGCACCACCAACGCGATCGTCCCAGTGCTCAAGGCGGTCAATGACCAGTACGGCATCGTCAACGGTCACGTGGAGACGGTGCATTCCTACACCAACGACCAGAACCTGATCGACAACTTCCACAAGGGCAGCCGCCGTGGACGTAGCGCGGCGCTGAACATGGTCATCACCGAGACGGGGGCGGCGACCGCTGCGGCCAAGGCACTGCCGGTGCTCAAGGGCAAACTGACCGGTAACGCCATCCGCGTTCCGACGCCCAACGTGTCCATGGCCATCCTGAACCTGAACCTGGAGAAGGCCACCACGCGGGAGGAGATCAACGAGTACCTGCGCCAGATGGCCATGCATTCGGATCTGCAGAAGCAGATCGACTTCGTCAATTCCCAGGAAGTTGTTTCCAGTGATTTCGTTGGCTCGCGCCATGCGGGCGTAGTCGATGCCGAAGCCACCATCTGTAGCGATAACCGCGTCGTCCTCTACGTCTGGTACGACAACGAATTCGGTTACAGCTGCCAGGTCGTTCGCGTGATGGAAGACATGGCCGGAGTCAATCCGCCCGCCTTCCCGCACTGAGGTATCCGGCCGTAAGCAAACGGGAGCCTAGGCTCCCGTTTTGCATTCCAAGGGCTCGATTCGGCTCGAGCATCAGCGGCTTTTCCCTGGCTGCGTCAATAGTTGGCCGTTTGGCGGCGCTTGTCGTTAGTCAAAAAATTGAAAGACCTTGGGTGGTCAGTCAAGGGTCACGACCTCTATAATCGGGCGGATTTCTACCTGGGCCCGCGGCATAGCGTCGCGCCGATAACGCATCGGTGCGCGTTGTGCAATTCGACTTTAGCCAAGCCGCGCGGCCCGTAAAAAAGTCTTCTAAATCAGTGGTTAGCGAACCGATGATCAATATAAAACGTGGGCTTGATTTGCCCATTGCAGGTGCGCCGGCGCAGCGTATCGAGGCTGGAAGGCCCGTGCGAAGCGTCGCCGTCGTGGGGTTTGACTACCCTGGCATGAAGCCGACCATGGAAGTGCAGGCCGGTGATCGGGTCAAGCTGGGGCAGGTGCTGTTCTCCGACAAGAAGACCCCAGGGGTCGTTTTCACAGCGCCCGGCGCGGGTGTCGTCAGTGCCGTCCATCGCGGCGAAAAGCGCGTTCTGCAGTCGGTCGTCATCGATCTGGATGGCACGGACGAAGAGACGTTCAGCCAGTACGCTGCCGGTCAGCTCGAAGGGCTCGGTGATGCCCCGGTACGTGAGAACCTGCAGCGTTCCGGCCTCTGGACGGCGTTGCGGACGCGTCCGTACAGCAAGGTTCCGGCTATCGATGCCGTACCCAGCTCCATTTTCGTCACCGCAATCGATACGCACCCGCTGGCTGCCGATCCTGCCGTAATCATCGGCGAGCGTGCGGCTGAATTCGAAGCGGGCCTGCAGGTACTCGGCAATCTTGGCAAACTGTTCCTGTGCAAGGCCGAGGGCGTTTCGCTACCGGGCGAGCAGCTTTCCAAGGTAACCGTTGAAAGTTTCGCCGGTCCGCACCCGGCCGGTCTGGCTGGCACCCATATCCACTTCCTCGATCCGGTCAGCGCCACCAAGAGCGTCTGGACGGTCGGCTATCAGGACGTGATCGCGATCGGTGCGCTGTTCACCACTGGCCGCCTGTCGGTCGAGCGGGTGGTGTCGCTTGCCGGGCCCGTGGTCGAAAAGCCACGCCTGGTGCGCACGCGTTTGGGCGCGAGCCTTGATGAGCTGACAGCTGGCGAGTTGCAGCCCGGCGCCAATCGCGTCGTGTCCGGCTCGGTGCTCGGTGGCCGTACGGCGCATGGTGCATTCGCCTACCTCGGTCGCTATCACCAGCAGGTGTCCTGCCTGCGTGAGGGTAAGGAGCGCGAGATGTTGCATTACCTGCGCGCCGGTAGTGACAAGCATTCGATCCTCAACATCTATATCTCCAAGCTGATGGGGGGCAAGAAGTTCGCTTTTTCCACCTCTACCAACGGTAGCCCGCGGGCCATGGTGCCGGTCGGCAACTACGAGGAAGTCATGCCGCTGGACGTGCTGCCGACGCAGTTGCTGCGTTCGCTCATCGTCGGCGACACCGAGGTCGCACAGAAGCTCGGCTGCCTGGAGCTGGACGAAGAAGATCTGGCGCTGTGCACCTATGTGTGCGCCGGTAAGTACGAATACGGCCCGATCCTGCGGGACAACCTGACTCGCATCGAGAAGGAGGGGTAAGGAATGGGCATTCGCGAATTCCTCGACAAGATCGAGCACAACTTCGAGAAGGGCGGCAAGTACGAGAAGTGGTATGCACTCTACGAAGCCGCGGACACCTTTCTATATCGTCCCGGCAGCGTGACCAAGACCACCGCACACGTACGCGACGGCATCGACCTCAAGCGGATGATGATCACGGTCTGGCTCTGCACCTTCCCGGCGATGTTCTTCGGGATGTGGAACACCGGCTATCAGGCCAACCTGATCTACGCCCAGAGCCCGGACCTGCTCGCAGCACAGGAAGGCTGGCGTATGGCGCTGATCAGCGCACTGGCAGGTTTCGATCCGAACAGCTTGTGGGATAACTTCATCCAGGGCGCGGCGTACTTCATACCGGTCTACGCGGTGACGTTC includes the following:
- a CDS encoding glyceraldehyde-3-phosphate dehydrogenase encodes the protein MTQKPDQCLGEWIDREALAEAMIPLIGQLYRNNNVVTSIYGRGLINRSVIALLKAHRFARHRQADEAELSVNETHQILTTMADMNLGAASVDLGKLVGKFKAEGNGRSLDQFVRDELAEVADKRNTTGVHKGTDVVLYGFGRIGRLLARILIEKTGGGDGLRLRAIVVRKGADNDLVKRASLLRRDSVHGPFDGTIHIDAENNTITANGNLIQVIYSNDPSSVDYTQYGIENALLVDNTGKWRDAEGLSQHLKCPGVARVVLTAPGKGELKNIVHGINHGDITADDKIISAASCTTNAIVPVLKAVNDQYGIVNGHVETVHSYTNDQNLIDNFHKGSRRGRSAALNMVITETGAATAAAKALPVLKGKLTGNAIRVPTPNVSMAILNLNLEKATTREEINEYLRQMAMHSDLQKQIDFVNSQEVVSSDFVGSRHAGVVDAEATICSDNRVVLYVWYDNEFGYSCQVVRVMEDMAGVNPPAFPH
- a CDS encoding Na(+)-translocating NADH-quinone reductase subunit A, whose translation is MINIKRGLDLPIAGAPAQRIEAGRPVRSVAVVGFDYPGMKPTMEVQAGDRVKLGQVLFSDKKTPGVVFTAPGAGVVSAVHRGEKRVLQSVVIDLDGTDEETFSQYAAGQLEGLGDAPVRENLQRSGLWTALRTRPYSKVPAIDAVPSSIFVTAIDTHPLAADPAVIIGERAAEFEAGLQVLGNLGKLFLCKAEGVSLPGEQLSKVTVESFAGPHPAGLAGTHIHFLDPVSATKSVWTVGYQDVIAIGALFTTGRLSVERVVSLAGPVVEKPRLVRTRLGASLDELTAGELQPGANRVVSGSVLGGRTAHGAFAYLGRYHQQVSCLREGKEREMLHYLRAGSDKHSILNIYISKLMGGKKFAFSTSTNGSPRAMVPVGNYEEVMPLDVLPTQLLRSLIVGDTEVAQKLGCLELDEEDLALCTYVCAGKYEYGPILRDNLTRIEKEG